In the Borrelia turicatae 91E135 genome, one interval contains:
- a CDS encoding BatD family protein, with translation MGNKVRRTNCVFTRRLVISLVLFFINFEIYSLSGTDYLVSTKVLQGSKVVHVIRLNLSQDIDESSLKFEISKDIKDNTEIASISKVPDGNNIVTEIKIEYGFDKLGFVKIPSLKIVYLGEVYLSSEFEVVVLKEDESQFFGLPVRLYWDFDKEEIYEYQSIGFVLRVNWLVNNNLKSIASSFNAVKDAMIDRTPIFENIKYRTFNSKEILDVPLYNFILTPLRGSKGIVIPSVSFNIGENVARMSPGISLKIKPIPDEVKSLAVGTFKIDYEFPNSTLINQDTFTVLIKITGQGNLPHIRFPEIETYNSKVIYNKKNYNFEPSKDGYKGSISKIYTLKPDNKGNLFLNIGDFTYLNPDDGKVYKLDGKRLKYEYYGEFKNNNDSGQELLSDFSLLSYHDILKHRNKTFLFFVPVYYLILIPGILFSLAVFIRYKKFFIASGCGLVILILTLAVSLNAMNDGSLSEDNINDLIEDYKSKNYDNALNRVDNILKKNPSYSGLWLNRALILNKMDRYFDAIYSAYKAFFTSPSNDTFYKVIDFIEAKNGVNENIRNNSFVWSNIFFIISLILINSLIVIISYKFYAKNLKRIILFLLLSVTCFTLFQTYYFYVDQQSEIGIIKGDLVSLYKVPDNFSRSWRFLNGNISVYVLNRKDDFVLIQTSHGLQGWIYKNFIVSVKDSLI, from the coding sequence ATGGGTAACAAGGTCAGAAGAACAAACTGTGTTTTTACGAGAAGATTGGTGATATCTTTAGTTTTATTTTTTATAAATTTTGAAATTTACTCTTTATCTGGTACCGATTATTTAGTATCAACTAAGGTCCTTCAAGGATCTAAGGTTGTTCATGTGATTAGATTAAATTTATCCCAAGATATTGATGAGTCGTCATTAAAGTTTGAAATAAGTAAAGATATAAAAGATAACACCGAAATTGCTTCGATATCAAAGGTACCAGATGGAAATAATATTGTTACAGAAATAAAAATTGAATATGGTTTTGATAAATTGGGATTTGTTAAGATTCCTTCATTAAAAATTGTTTATCTTGGTGAAGTTTATTTAAGTTCAGAGTTTGAAGTGGTTGTTTTAAAAGAAGATGAGTCCCAGTTTTTTGGTTTGCCAGTTAGATTGTATTGGGATTTTGATAAAGAAGAAATTTATGAGTATCAGAGTATTGGGTTTGTTTTGCGTGTCAATTGGCTTGTGAATAACAATTTGAAGTCTATTGCCAGTTCTTTTAACGCTGTTAAAGATGCAATGATTGATAGAACCCCTATATTTGAAAATATTAAGTATAGGACTTTTAATAGTAAAGAAATATTGGATGTACCCCTTTATAACTTTATCTTAACCCCTCTTAGAGGCTCAAAAGGTATTGTTATTCCTAGTGTTTCTTTTAATATAGGTGAAAATGTTGCCCGTATGAGTCCTGGTATTTCTTTAAAAATAAAACCAATACCTGATGAGGTTAAGTCTTTAGCCGTTGGAACTTTTAAAATTGACTATGAATTTCCTAATTCAACTTTAATTAATCAAGATACTTTTACTGTTTTAATAAAAATTACAGGGCAAGGTAATCTTCCACATATTCGTTTTCCAGAAATTGAAACTTATAACTCTAAAGTTATTTATAATAAAAAAAATTATAATTTTGAACCCTCAAAAGATGGGTATAAGGGCAGTATATCTAAGATATATACTCTTAAACCAGATAATAAGGGTAATTTATTCTTAAATATTGGTGATTTTACTTATTTAAATCCTGATGATGGAAAGGTTTATAAACTTGATGGTAAACGACTAAAATATGAATATTATGGGGAATTTAAAAATAATAATGATTCTGGTCAAGAGTTATTGTCAGATTTTAGTTTGCTTTCATACCATGATATTTTAAAACATAGAAATAAAACTTTTTTATTCTTTGTTCCCGTTTATTACTTAATTTTGATACCAGGAATCTTATTTTCTTTAGCTGTTTTTATTAGATATAAAAAGTTCTTTATTGCATCAGGTTGTGGATTAGTTATTTTAATATTAACTCTTGCTGTTAGTCTTAATGCTATGAACGATGGTTCTTTGTCAGAAGATAATATAAATGATTTAATTGAAGATTATAAATCAAAAAATTATGATAATGCTCTTAATAGAGTTGATAATATTCTTAAAAAGAATCCAAGTTATTCAGGACTGTGGTTAAACAGAGCTCTCATTTTGAATAAAATGGATAGATATTTTGATGCAATTTATTCGGCTTATAAGGCATTTTTTACTTCACCAAGTAATGATACCTTTTACAAGGTGATTGATTTTATTGAGGCTAAGAATGGAGTTAATGAAAATATTCGAAACAATAGTTTTGTTTGGTCTAATATTTTTTTTATTATTAGTTTAATTTTAATAAATAGTTTAATAGTGATTATTTCTTATAAATTTTATGCAAAAAATTTAAAGAGAATTATTTTATTCTTGCTTTTATCTGTAACGTGTTTTACTTTATTTCAAACATATTACTTTTATGTTGACCAGCAGTCTGAGATTGGAATTATTAAAGGTGATCTAGTTTCTCTTTATAAAGTTCCTGATAATTTTTCAAGAAGCTGGCGATTCTTAAACGGGAATATAAGTGTTTATGTACTTAATAGAAAAGATGACTTTGTTCTTATTCAAACAAGTCATGGACTTCAGGGATGGATTTATAAAAACTTTATTGTATCTGTTAAAGATAGTTTAATATAA
- a CDS encoding tetratricopeptide repeat protein — MGRNFLICFLMSLMFASFLSCSNIRAMSLMAIGNYEYIRGDYQGAISTYYDLVDDKQGTSWGYYNLGIVYYSLGEYESSLRMFSYAKRDNDSFLNFNINYNEGIIYYNQGLYRKAEVAFKEALRINPASYNAKYNLELAIIKKRSIPDDLDSLSVKRSQNFIENNENFLRYIENLERVLWVTRSEEQTVFLREDW; from the coding sequence ATGGGACGAAACTTTTTAATTTGTTTTTTAATGAGTTTGATGTTTGCATCCTTTTTATCTTGTTCTAATATTAGAGCTATGTCTCTTATGGCCATTGGTAATTATGAATATATTAGAGGCGACTATCAGGGTGCAATTTCCACTTATTATGATCTTGTAGATGATAAGCAAGGTACGTCTTGGGGTTATTATAATCTTGGGATTGTATATTATTCTTTAGGAGAGTATGAAAGCTCTCTTCGGATGTTTTCTTATGCAAAAAGAGATAATGATTCCTTTTTGAATTTTAATATAAACTATAATGAGGGTATAATATACTATAATCAAGGACTTTACCGAAAAGCAGAGGTGGCATTTAAGGAAGCTTTAAGGATCAATCCTGCAAGTTATAATGCTAAATATAATCTTGAACTTGCAATAATTAAAAAAAGAAGTATTCCAGATGATTTAGATAGTTTAAGTGTTAAGAGAAGTCAAAATTTTATTGAGAACAATGAAAATTTTTTAAGGTATATTGAAAATCTTGAGAGGGTTTTATGGGTAACAAGGTCAGAAGAACAAACTGTGTTTTTACGAGAAGATTGGTGA
- a CDS encoding vWA domain-containing protein, with product MSIGNYYAFYLFIILFLVLFLYIYNFRKALPLFKTLSLMYVNNAYIKNYYIKKILMMFFFVLSLGSLIVSILDISWGQKATEDKRSNLRISFVVDISRSMLTFDEEKSINRLESAKNFISLILNNFENVEYSLTIFKGKSLLVLPFSKDKASLHKILNYIEPNLISSPGSFLGEGVFSAIQGIKDDSYYNFLIILTDGDEWGENNYYTFPKLIDALNVTSFVVGIGSDKPSPLIDNNLSVKDKDGNVVKAVLDEDNLYLLTSSLKGSYYNLYLKGTNYVINEIRNDIMKKSSSDILLIGILRYKLFLAISFLFIVLYLFVKVIKWDETF from the coding sequence ATGAGTATAGGCAATTATTATGCTTTTTACTTGTTTATAATTTTATTTTTAGTTCTTTTTTTATATATCTATAATTTTAGAAAAGCGCTTCCATTGTTTAAGACTTTAAGTCTTATGTATGTTAATAATGCTTACATTAAAAATTATTATATAAAAAAAATTCTTATGATGTTCTTTTTTGTATTGAGTCTGGGTTCTTTAATTGTTTCTATCTTGGATATTTCTTGGGGGCAAAAAGCTACTGAGGATAAAAGATCAAATTTAAGGATATCTTTTGTTGTTGATATTTCTCGTAGTATGTTAACCTTTGATGAAGAAAAATCGATTAACAGACTTGAGAGTGCTAAGAATTTTATTAGTTTGATTTTAAATAATTTTGAGAATGTTGAGTATTCGCTTACTATTTTTAAAGGTAAATCCTTGTTAGTGTTGCCATTTTCTAAGGATAAAGCTAGCTTGCATAAGATATTAAATTATATTGAGCCTAACTTAATAAGTTCTCCTGGTAGTTTTTTAGGTGAAGGAGTTTTTAGTGCCATACAGGGAATAAAAGATGATTCTTATTATAATTTTTTGATAATTTTAACAGATGGAGATGAATGGGGTGAGAATAATTATTATACTTTTCCTAAGTTGATTGATGCACTTAATGTTACAAGCTTTGTAGTTGGTATTGGAAGTGATAAGCCATCGCCTTTGATTGATAATAATTTAAGTGTTAAGGATAAAGATGGCAATGTAGTGAAAGCTGTGCTTGATGAGGATAATTTGTATCTTTTAACGTCTTCTCTTAAGGGTTCTTATTATAATTTATATTTAAAAGGTACTAATTATGTTATTAATGAGATAAGGAATGATATAATGAAAAAAAGTTCAAGTGATATTTTGCTTATTGGTATTCTAAGATATAAGCTTTTTTTAGCTATCTCTTTTTTATTTATAGTATTGTATCTATTTGTTAAGGTCATTAAATGGGACGAAACTTTTTAA
- a CDS encoding vWA domain-containing protein: MLTFNEPLYLFLLIILPFIIYFGHFFKRRGGKVKFPISIYGNLGSIKLRDYGLNLLYFITYAFFYLAMTVMILTLAGPSISKKKTTYLSSGADIVIVLDISPSMGAIEFSSKNRLEFAKELIKYFVYQRENDNIGLVAFAKEASLIVPLTIDRDFFSKKLDDIYIMDLGNGSALGLGISIALSHLKHSEAPKRSVIVLTDGVVNSDEVYKDQVINLAQGLNVKIYSIGIGSSEELSVGFKLRSGRFYQGTLREIYDPSMLFEISGKTGGLFYSVGDDFSFKLAIQDFSKKENVERKVKIAVDNDDIYNEFLLVIFFLLILYFILSKVFLKEVL, encoded by the coding sequence ATGTTAACATTTAATGAGCCTTTATATTTATTTTTACTTATAATTCTTCCATTCATAATTTATTTTGGCCATTTTTTTAAGCGTAGAGGAGGAAAAGTTAAATTTCCAATATCTATTTATGGAAACCTTGGTTCTATAAAATTAAGGGATTATGGATTGAATTTGTTATATTTTATAACTTATGCTTTCTTTTATTTAGCAATGACAGTTATGATCTTAACCTTAGCAGGTCCTTCTATTTCGAAGAAGAAAACGACTTATCTTAGTAGTGGAGCTGATATTGTTATTGTTTTGGATATATCTCCTAGCATGGGTGCTATTGAATTTTCATCTAAAAATAGACTTGAATTTGCAAAAGAATTGATTAAATATTTTGTTTATCAGAGAGAAAATGACAATATTGGATTGGTAGCTTTTGCTAAGGAAGCTTCTTTAATAGTTCCACTTACAATTGATAGAGATTTTTTTTCTAAAAAATTAGACGATATTTATATTATGGATCTTGGAAATGGTTCTGCTTTGGGACTTGGTATTTCCATTGCCCTTTCTCATTTAAAGCATTCGGAAGCGCCTAAGAGATCAGTGATTGTTTTAACAGATGGGGTAGTTAATTCAGATGAAGTTTATAAGGATCAGGTAATAAATCTTGCTCAAGGATTAAATGTGAAAATTTACTCTATTGGAATTGGTAGTAGTGAAGAGCTTAGTGTTGGTTTTAAATTGAGATCTGGCAGGTTTTATCAAGGGACTTTAAGAGAGATTTATGATCCCAGTATGCTTTTTGAGATTTCAGGTAAAACAGGAGGACTTTTTTATTCTGTAGGTGATGATTTTTCATTTAAACTTGCAATACAGGATTTTTCGAAAAAGGAAAATGTGGAGAGAAAGGTTAAAATCGCGGTTGATAATGATGATATTTACAATGAATTTTTATTGGTAATATTTTTCTTATTAATCCTTTACTTCATTTTGTCTAAGGTCTTTTTAAAAGAGGTGTTATGA
- a CDS encoding DUF58 domain-containing protein: MQYDNESNASTKNKIKALKFFSRKMLLELNFGGYRSIFKGLGLEFHEFRPYEETDDARLIDWNVSSKTDSIFSKVFREDKGMNLHLLVDNSLSMSLGSLTSKKEIQDLLVSIFAHMAFFNNDKIGITFFSSETDKFISSRKGHSHLGRILNETINRRIKRGSNLTYVFKNTAEYYKKRSLIIIISDFKASDYFKSLTVLSKRHNIIAIRLTDFFDENLPQYGVLTYEDIETCEDFLTSGFSKTILNSYKNYWTLDKIKWRKECIKRGINFIEISTKDDVFRKLKALLKKENDI, translated from the coding sequence ATGCAATATGATAATGAATCAAATGCTAGCACTAAAAATAAGATAAAAGCTTTAAAATTTTTCTCCAGAAAAATGCTTTTGGAGCTTAATTTTGGTGGATATCGTTCTATTTTTAAGGGTCTTGGTCTTGAATTTCATGAGTTTAGACCTTATGAGGAGACGGATGATGCTAGATTGATTGATTGGAATGTTAGTTCGAAAACAGATAGTATCTTCTCTAAGGTTTTTAGAGAAGATAAGGGAATGAATCTTCATTTGCTTGTTGATAATTCTCTTTCAATGAGTCTGGGAAGCTTGACTAGTAAAAAAGAAATTCAAGATTTATTAGTTTCTATTTTTGCTCATATGGCATTTTTTAATAATGATAAGATAGGTATAACTTTTTTCTCAAGTGAAACGGATAAGTTTATTTCATCTCGAAAGGGGCATTCACATTTAGGACGAATTTTAAATGAGACAATAAATAGGCGGATTAAGAGGGGAAGTAATTTAACTTATGTATTTAAAAATACAGCTGAATATTATAAGAAAAGATCTTTAATTATCATTATTTCAGATTTTAAAGCCAGTGATTATTTTAAATCTTTAACTGTTCTTAGTAAACGTCATAATATTATTGCAATAAGGCTTACAGATTTTTTTGATGAAAATCTTCCTCAATATGGAGTTTTAACTTATGAAGATATTGAAACTTGTGAAGATTTTTTGACTTCTGGATTTAGTAAAACGATATTGAATAGTTATAAAAATTATTGGACATTAGATAAAATCAAATGGAGAAAAGAATGCATAAAAAGAGGTATTAATTTTATAGAAATTAGTACGAAAGATGATGTTTTTAGAAAGCTAAAAGCTCTTTTAAAAAAGGAGAATGATATTTGA
- a CDS encoding AAA family ATPase: MKSSFQIDSEVENALGLINKFRREVASRILGQREMIDAILMGILTEGHVLLEGVPGLAKTLTIQTVSDVLDLGFKRVQFTPDLLPSDLTGNMVYKSTTGTFKVRKGPVFSNIILADEINRAPAKVQSALLEAMSERQVTLGDETHKLPDPFFVLATQNPIEQEGTYNLPEAQLDRFLLKVNVKYPSIQDEIKLLKIFSVDGGLENIKVAKIMNAYSLADLKRTIGKVKVDDKIMLYIVTLIAASRENDKKTYPFTKYIEFGASPRASLSLLKCARVNALYEGRLFVLPEDVKAVAYNVLRHRITPSYEAEVEEMNTDDIIKILLSAVALP, translated from the coding sequence ATGAAAAGTAGTTTTCAAATAGATTCTGAAGTAGAGAATGCATTAGGTTTAATAAATAAGTTTAGAAGAGAAGTCGCAAGTAGAATCCTTGGTCAAAGAGAAATGATAGATGCTATTTTGATGGGAATTTTGACTGAAGGACATGTTTTGCTTGAAGGTGTACCAGGACTTGCTAAAACATTGACGATTCAAACAGTTTCAGATGTTCTTGATCTTGGGTTTAAGAGAGTGCAATTTACCCCGGACCTTTTGCCTTCTGATCTTACAGGTAATATGGTATATAAGAGTACGACAGGGACTTTTAAGGTTAGAAAGGGGCCTGTATTTTCAAATATTATTTTAGCAGATGAAATTAATAGAGCACCTGCAAAGGTTCAATCAGCACTTCTTGAGGCAATGAGTGAGCGTCAAGTAACTCTTGGCGATGAGACACATAAGCTGCCCGATCCATTCTTTGTTCTTGCAACACAAAATCCAATTGAACAAGAGGGGACTTATAATTTGCCAGAAGCTCAACTTGATAGATTTTTGTTAAAAGTTAATGTGAAATATCCTTCTATTCAAGATGAAATTAAGCTTCTTAAAATATTCTCAGTTGATGGCGGACTTGAGAATATTAAAGTTGCAAAAATAATGAATGCTTATTCTTTAGCAGATCTTAAGCGTACAATTGGTAAGGTTAAGGTAGATGATAAGATAATGCTTTATATCGTTACTTTAATAGCAGCTTCTCGTGAAAATGATAAAAAAACTTATCCATTTACTAAATATATTGAATTTGGAGCATCTCCTAGGGCATCACTTAGTTTGCTCAAATGTGCTCGTGTGAATGCCCTGTATGAGGGGCGATTGTTTGTTCTTCCTGAAGATGTTAAGGCGGTAGCTTATAATGTGTTAAGACATAGAATTACTCCATCTTATGAGGCAGAGGTTGAGGAGATGAATACTGATGATATTATTAAGATACTTCTCTCAGCTGTGGCGCTTCCTTAA
- the rsmG gene encoding 16S rRNA (guanine(527)-N(7))-methyltransferase RsmG, with the protein MMNDFELSLKSLGVSFTSKSIDKLRFYIEKVLLFGTRFNLVSNNDRNFDAVLLHVLDSVAGLPIIKDKNPRQVLDVGSGAGFPGIVLALFDNFRKYILLERSNKKATFLRMISLELGLDNIEVLERDVDKEQNKYEFITIRAFRDIREYARILKLILKDGGLIVAYKGKLNKIKFEVSHIESLFNKIEIKSSTMNDGKERNFLLLYK; encoded by the coding sequence ATGATGAATGATTTTGAACTTTCTTTGAAAAGTTTAGGAGTGTCTTTTACTTCAAAAAGCATTGATAAATTAAGATTTTATATAGAAAAAGTTTTGTTATTTGGTACTAGGTTTAACTTGGTGTCAAATAATGATCGAAATTTTGATGCAGTGCTTTTACATGTTCTAGATTCTGTAGCTGGATTACCTATTATCAAAGATAAGAATCCACGGCAAGTACTTGATGTAGGTAGTGGAGCTGGATTTCCAGGGATTGTTTTGGCTCTTTTTGATAACTTTAGAAAGTATATTCTTCTTGAACGTAGCAATAAGAAGGCTACTTTTTTAAGGATGATTAGTTTGGAACTTGGTTTAGATAATATTGAGGTATTAGAACGTGATGTTGATAAAGAGCAAAATAAATACGAATTTATTACAATCAGGGCTTTTAGGGATATAAGAGAATATGCAAGAATTTTGAAATTGATTTTAAAAGATGGAGGTTTGATTGTGGCTTATAAGGGTAAATTAAATAAGATTAAGTTTGAAGTTAGTCATATTGAAAGCTTGTTTAACAAAATAGAAATAAAATCATCAACAATGAATGATGGTAAAGAGAGAAATTTTCTTTTGCTTTATAAGTAG
- the mnmG gene encoding tRNA uridine-5-carboxymethylaminomethyl(34) synthesis enzyme MnmG, which produces MDFDAIVIGGGHAGIEASLALSRLNFKTLLITQNLDTIGKLSCNPAIGGLAKGNMVREIDALGGEMGCLVDFSMIQFRILNKSRGPAVQAPRAQADKLVYQVKAKETLERQINLDLFQDTVSDFLLNSMRNRIEGVVTERGNKFTSRVVVLTTGTFLRGKIFIGEYRACMGRISEPAAYGLEKILLELGFEMGRLKTGTPARVHRKSINFAKTEIQFGDSDIIPFSFSNTKIDKVQLSCYITYTNKKTHAIISDNMHLSPLYSGEIIGNGPRYCPSIEDKIVKFKDKDKHQIFIEPEGLSTEEMYLNGLSSSLPEDVQKRLINSIDGLENAVITRPGYAVEYDYINPIELYASLETKRVKGLFVAGQTNGSSGYEEAAAQGLMAGINAALKLQGKDPMILPRTSSYIGVLIDDLVTKGTKEPYRMFTSRAEHRLNLRHDTSDKRLIKWGYEVGLVSEEKYSRYFFKEKQVEEIKELLRQRRLKEREASTLQLKKHISKDFYHIIKDPYINLSDLIDIDPKLNASKVILEQVELDIKYEGYINRQKDLIRKMNNLELIKLPLDFDYEIDGLSREAREKFVKIQPANLAQASRISGVRNTDIQVLLIYFSSPKNKVVLNLAL; this is translated from the coding sequence ATGGATTTCGATGCTATTGTAATTGGAGGTGGACATGCTGGTATTGAAGCATCCTTAGCTCTTTCAAGATTAAATTTTAAGACGCTTCTAATTACTCAAAATTTAGATACGATTGGTAAACTTTCTTGTAATCCTGCTATTGGTGGACTTGCTAAGGGAAATATGGTGCGTGAAATTGATGCTCTTGGAGGAGAGATGGGATGCCTTGTTGACTTTAGTATGATTCAATTTAGAATTTTAAATAAAAGTAGAGGGCCTGCTGTTCAGGCCCCACGTGCTCAGGCTGATAAATTAGTGTATCAGGTTAAGGCAAAAGAAACATTGGAAAGGCAAATCAATCTTGATCTTTTTCAAGATACCGTTAGTGACTTTTTGCTTAATTCTATGAGGAATAGAATCGAAGGTGTTGTTACAGAGAGGGGTAATAAATTTACATCTCGTGTTGTTGTTCTTACAACCGGAACTTTTCTTAGAGGTAAAATATTTATTGGTGAATATAGAGCTTGTATGGGGAGGATTTCTGAGCCTGCTGCTTATGGTCTTGAAAAAATTTTACTTGAACTTGGATTTGAGATGGGTAGACTTAAGACAGGTACTCCTGCTAGGGTTCATAGAAAGAGTATAAATTTTGCAAAAACAGAAATTCAATTTGGAGATTCTGATATCATTCCTTTTTCTTTTTCAAATACTAAGATAGATAAGGTTCAACTTTCTTGTTACATTACTTATACAAATAAAAAAACCCATGCAATAATTAGTGACAATATGCATCTCTCTCCGCTTTATTCCGGTGAAATTATTGGGAATGGTCCAAGATATTGTCCTTCAATTGAAGATAAGATAGTAAAATTCAAAGATAAAGATAAACATCAAATATTTATTGAACCTGAAGGCTTAAGTACTGAAGAGATGTATCTTAATGGTCTAAGTTCATCTTTACCCGAGGATGTTCAAAAAAGATTGATCAATAGTATTGATGGACTTGAAAATGCAGTTATTACAAGACCTGGATATGCTGTTGAGTATGATTATATTAATCCTATTGAATTATATGCGAGCCTTGAGACTAAAAGGGTTAAGGGACTTTTTGTTGCAGGACAAACTAATGGATCCTCAGGATATGAGGAAGCCGCGGCTCAAGGATTGATGGCAGGAATTAATGCAGCACTTAAGTTGCAGGGGAAAGATCCAATGATACTGCCAAGAACAAGTTCTTATATTGGGGTGCTTATTGATGATCTTGTTACTAAGGGTACTAAGGAACCTTATAGAATGTTTACCTCAAGGGCTGAACATAGGCTTAATTTAAGACATGATACTAGTGATAAGAGGTTGATTAAATGGGGATATGAAGTTGGGCTGGTTAGTGAGGAAAAATATTCTAGATATTTTTTCAAGGAGAAGCAAGTAGAAGAAATTAAGGAACTTTTGAGGCAGAGGCGTCTTAAGGAAAGGGAAGCTAGTACTTTACAGTTAAAGAAACATATTAGTAAAGATTTTTATCATATTATAAAAGATCCGTATATCAATTTAAGTGATCTTATTGATATAGATCCTAAGTTGAATGCTTCAAAAGTGATTCTTGAACAGGTTGAATTAGATATTAAGTATGAAGGCTACATTAATAGACAAAAAGATTTAATTAGGAAAATGAATAACCTTGAGCTTATTAAATTACCCCTTGATTTCGATTATGAAATTGATGGTTTGTCCAGAGAGGCTAGGGAAAAGTTTGTTAAAATTCAGCCAGCTAATCTTGCTCAGGCAAGTAGGATTTCTGGTGTTAGAAATACGGATATTCAAGTTTTACTTATATATTTTTCAAGTCCTAAAAATAAGGTAGTGCTTAATTTGGCTTTATGA
- the mnmE gene encoding tRNA uridine-5-carboxymethylaminomethyl(34) synthesis GTPase MnmE, producing the protein MSNLFQREDDIVALATPLLSSALCVIRSSGISSIEKFSKMFSDPKRLLEASGHTIHYGYLIDKEICEKLDEVVVCIYRAPKSFTGQNSIEVMAHGSPIGIKRIIGCFLKVGFRMAEPGEFTLRAFLAGKLDLTKAEAVNELISAKTNKTHSLAVNKLSGSLFAKIDLIKKDILNFLSALSVHLDYETSEYEVAIPFEIISKSRDELKRLVDSYNTARKLDYGIALVLAGSVNVGKSSLFNLLLKEDRAIVSSYAGTTRDYIQASFEFDGILFNVFDTAGLRETTDFVEQLGIVKSNSLIKEASLVLYVIDLSARLTNDDLKFIDSYKGHSKVIFVLNKMDLEPNRQTVEFFNSGNINSSNLVKISTKTLFGIDSLYDKIRSLTCFDYIDIDAYDVIVSSSRQAELLKKAYTLIIELLNKIEKDISYDMLAFDVYEVLNFLGEITGEVTSEDVLNNMFKNFCLGK; encoded by the coding sequence ATGAGCAATCTTTTTCAAAGAGAGGATGATATTGTTGCACTTGCTACCCCTTTACTTAGTAGTGCTTTGTGTGTGATTCGTAGTAGTGGGATTTCTTCAATTGAAAAATTTTCCAAAATGTTTTCAGATCCTAAGCGACTGCTTGAGGCGTCTGGCCATACCATTCATTATGGATATTTAATAGATAAAGAAATTTGCGAAAAATTGGACGAAGTTGTTGTTTGTATTTATAGAGCCCCAAAGAGTTTTACAGGTCAAAATTCAATAGAGGTTATGGCCCATGGCTCCCCTATTGGTATAAAGAGAATTATAGGCTGTTTTTTGAAAGTGGGATTTAGAATGGCTGAGCCTGGTGAATTTACTCTTCGTGCTTTTTTGGCTGGAAAACTTGATCTTACTAAAGCAGAGGCAGTAAATGAGTTAATTTCTGCTAAAACTAATAAGACCCATTCTCTTGCTGTTAACAAACTTTCAGGTTCTTTGTTTGCTAAAATAGATTTGATCAAGAAAGATATTTTAAATTTTCTCTCAGCACTTAGTGTTCATCTTGATTATGAAACAAGTGAATATGAGGTTGCCATTCCTTTTGAGATTATTTCAAAAAGCAGAGATGAACTTAAGAGATTGGTTGATTCTTATAATACCGCAAGGAAATTGGATTATGGAATTGCATTGGTTTTGGCCGGTTCTGTTAATGTTGGCAAATCTTCTCTTTTTAATTTGTTACTAAAGGAAGATAGGGCTATAGTTTCCTCTTATGCTGGCACTACAAGAGATTACATTCAAGCAAGTTTTGAATTTGATGGTATTTTATTTAACGTTTTTGATACAGCAGGACTTAGGGAGACTACTGATTTTGTTGAACAGTTGGGTATTGTTAAAAGTAATTCTTTAATTAAGGAAGCATCTTTAGTTCTTTATGTTATTGATTTGAGTGCAAGATTAACAAATGACGATTTAAAATTTATTGATTCTTATAAGGGACATTCTAAAGTGATTTTTGTTTTAAATAAGATGGATTTAGAACCAAATAGACAAACAGTTGAATTTTTTAATTCAGGTAATATAAATTCATCAAATTTAGTAAAGATTAGTACTAAGACTTTATTTGGCATAGATTCTCTTTATGATAAGATAAGGTCATTGACATGCTTTGATTACATTGATATTGATGCTTATGATGTTATCGTATCATCAAGTCGCCAAGCAGAACTTTTAAAAAAAGCTTATACTTTAATTATTGAGTTGTTAAATAAGATAGAAAAAGATATAAGCTATGATATGTTGGCATTTGATGTTTATGAAGTTCTTAATTTTTTAGGCGAAATAACGGGTGAGGTTACTAGTGAAGATGTACTTAACAATATGTTTAAGAATTTTTGTTTAGGAAAATAG